The Salvia splendens isolate huo1 chromosome 20, SspV2, whole genome shotgun sequence nucleotide sequence CTGCATACACGATCTCCGCATCACCCGGTCGTCGATCAGCCATCACCAACGGAAGTTTCTGCAACATCACAACAAGAGTTTTATCTATTTAATTGTCCAAATATGATATGATGTATATATACAGCACCATGTGGCATTTATTTCAACGAATTAATCATCGAATGAGAGTAAATATATATGCTTCAAGAACTTACCTTCCCAGATGCTTTCTCAAAGGATGCTACCATTTCCAATACAGATGTGCCCTTCCCTGTCCCAAGATTGTACACCTCACAGCCTGCAGGTCACGTGCATTATCGAAAATCAAGGCTCAAAACATAACTAATCAATTACAGTCGATAAACTATCTGAGTCCTTATAGCTTAGGATAAGGAATTATTGGCATCAAATTATATTCTAGTTGATcaaatttaccaaaaaaaagtGTATAGATGAAGATGATATGGACAGTCAAGTTTTCCAATATAAATAGAACACGGGCAAAATAAGTAATtaggaaaattaaaaaaaataaaaataaaaatttatcaaGATGAAACTTAACCGTCGTAAACAAAGTATCGGTGTGCAAGATATATACTAGTGCAATAATCTATGAGCTGACACCACAAAAAAGTAACAATAATTATAAGAATGACTACACCCGACTCAGAGCGCATACCTACAGAAGTATCAGAGAGTTTGTTCAAAGCAGCAATATGGCCATCTGCTAGATCCACAACATGGATATAATCACGCACCTGAATATCACATATACAGCTGCAATTTAATAAACATCTACTACTTAATTCAGATAAATTTACAACTATGCAAATATCAAGCTCATGCTCGAATACATCTGAATATTATGTATATTAACTATTTAACCCCCACCAACCTTTCCACTCCAACAGTCCACAATAGACTATGTTGCTTGTGGAAATCGAAGTATATTTTAACATCATTAACTAACGAACAAGAGTTCTAGCATGTCATACGTAATACTGAGTCTATAAACTGAAAAAATTGGCCCTGGAGATTTTCAAAATGGTTCGCTATATGTATCTGTGCACAAAGACAACATGAGTTCAGACAAAGGTACTTACTCCCGTTCCATCCTTTGTCGCGTAGTCAGTTCCATAAACTGTAAGTGCAGGTCGCCTTCCAACGGCTACTTGTTGCACAAAGGGCATAAGGTTGTTTGGAATTCCTCTTGGATCTTCGCCAATATAGCCGCTGGGATGTGCACCAACTGGGTTGAAGTACCTTAGCAAAATGATCTTCCATGTGGGGTCTGACTGGTAAAGATCACGGCATATCTCTTCGATGAAAAGCTGAAATAAAGACCGTAAAATTTCAAGTGATTTTGCTAATAGTACAAAATAACAACTCACAAATACACAGTAATGTAACATATAAACACAGCTCATATGTACACAACCAAGACAAATGTTAAACTTATTTTCTATTCTTGCCAATATCTTAGATTAGATTCATTTCTCAAATTCCATTAAGATGAATTTGTAAGTTACCTTTGTCCTTCCATAAGGATTCAGAGCACTAACGGGAAACTCCTCTGTGCATGGGACCGTTTTTGGTGAACCATACACGGTAGCAGAGGATGAAAACACTAGCTGAAATGT carries:
- the LOC121782526 gene encoding UDP-glucose 4-epimerase GEPI48; this translates as MSSTILVTGGAGYIGSHTVLQLLLGGYKAVVVDNLDNSSEISLKRVRELAGEQGSNLTFHKIDLRDKPALEELFASQKFDAVIHFAGLKAVGESVQKPLLYYNNNLIGTIVLLEVMAAHGCKRLVFSSSATVYGSPKTVPCTEEFPVSALNPYGRTKLFIEEICRDLYQSDPTWKIILLRYFNPVGAHPSGYIGEDPRGIPNNLMPFVQQVAVGRRPALTVYGTDYATKDGTGVRDYIHVVDLADGHIAALNKLSDTSVGCEVYNLGTGKGTSVLEMVASFEKASGKKLPLVMADRRPGDAEIVYAETDKAEKELKWKAKFGIDEMCRDQWNWASKNPYGYEPAK